One genomic region from Geotrypetes seraphini chromosome 13, aGeoSer1.1, whole genome shotgun sequence encodes:
- the NAGS gene encoding N-acetylglutamate synthase, mitochondrial → MLKASRSLAIRAQPNYDEIPSEHWETSAEVGSPSPSANRSMVQRDIRAFLNECGGTPSEARHWLAQFQTLNLTGDKPFAVIELDQNIFSCMKSMNSVAFALAFLQRMDMRPVVIIGLPRQESPANSSSFWKTKSLLSGNCKTLMDTLHKYSATAMPFFSGGSVLGAKEPISSNSVSSLISVATDLLCWCLESGNIPIICPIGETPSGQSVLLDSVEVTATISRILLPLKIIFLNTSGGLKDLSEKVVPHVNLPADLELMKKAPWINHRQQQQVDVIVNLLNLLSSDSSAVITSAKTLLTELFSNRGSGTLFKNAERIRRYESLDEIDQERLISLVNMSFKKTLRDDYLASIRPRLHSIYVSEGYNAAAIITREPVMNGTPYLDKFVVSSSKQGQGSGQMLWQCIRQDLELLFWRSRATNPINPWYFKHSDGSFSNKQWIFFWFGFSDIRDSYELVNHAKSIPDSFTKAHV, encoded by the exons ATGCTGAAGGCGAGCAGAAGTTTAGCCATTCGAGCTCAGCCAAATTATGACGAAATTCCTTCTGAACATTGGGAGACTTCAGCAGAGGTTGGCTCCCCGTCACCCTCGGCAAACCGCTCCATGGTCCAGCGTGATATCCGGGCTTTCTTGAACGAGTGCGGCGGAACTCCCAGTGAGGCTCGCCATTGGCTAGCACAGTTCCAGACACTGAATCTCACTGGCGATAAACCATTTGCGGTCATTGAG TTGGACCAGAACATTTTTAGCTGCATGAAGTCCATGAACAGTGTGGCGTTTGCTTTGGCCTTCCTCCAGCGCATGGACATGAGACCAGTAGTCATTATTGGACTGCCCAGACAGGAATCCCCAGCCAACAGTTCCTCCTTCTGGAAGACCAAATCCCTGTTGTCAGGCAACTGTAAGACCCTGATGGATACCTTGCACAAGTATTCTGCTACCGCCATGCCCTTCTTCAGTGGGGGGTCTGTGCTCGGAGCCAAGGAGCCAATCTCTTCCAACAG TGTCAGCAGCCTAATATCAGTGGCGACAGATCTCCTGTGCTGGTGCTTGGAGTCTGGCAATATCCCCATCATCTGTCCCATTGGAGAGACACCCAGTGGACAATCTGTGCTGCTCGATTCCGTAGAGGTCACTGCTACCATATCTAGAATTCTGCTGCCCCTTAAGATCATCTTCCTGAATACATCAGGAGGTCTGAAAGACCTCAGTGAGAAG GTGGTGCCACATGTGAACCTGCCAGCCGATCTGGAGCTGATGAAGAAGGCCCCTTGGATAAATCACAGACAGCAGCAACAGGTCGATGTGATTGTCAATCTGCTGAACCTCTTGTCCTCCGATTCCTCAGCTGTCATCACCTCAGCCAAGACTCTGCTCACTGAGCTCTTCAGCAACAGAG GGTCTGGCACCTTGTTCAAAAATGCTGAGCGCATTCGTCGCTATGAGTCCTTGGATGAGATTGACCAGGAGCGACTGATCTCCCTTGTCAACATGTCCTTCAAGAAGACACTGAGAGACGACTATTTGGCTTCGATTCGCCCTCGGCTACATTCCATCTATGTTTCCGAAGG ATACAATGCAGCTGCAATAATCACCAGAGAGCCTGTGATGAATGGCACACCCTATCTAGACAAGTTTGTGGTTAGTTCCAGCAAGCAAGGCCAAGGTTCAGGTCAGATGCTCTGGCAATGTATCCGTCAGGACCTAGAGCTTCTCTTCTGGAGGTCTCGTGCAACAAACCCCATAAATCCCTG GTATTTCAAGCACTCTGATGGCAGTTTCTCGAACAAACAGTGGATCTTTTTTTGGTTCGGTTTCTCAGATATCAGGGACTCTTATGAGCTGGTGAATCATGCAAAAAGTATCCCAGATTCTTTTACCAAAGCTCATGTCTAA
- the TMEM101 gene encoding transmembrane protein 101 isoform X2, protein MGVAVLCASFMSFGVKRRWFALGAAFQLAVSTYASHAGGYVHYADWLKVRMYSRTIAIIGGFLILASGAGEMYRQKPRSRSLQSTGQVFLGIYLICVAYSLQHSKEDRLAYLNHILGGELTLQLLFILYGVLALSFLSGYYVSTAAQVLAIVLPPVILLIDGNLGYWHSSHHVEFWNQMRLIGQNVGIFGTVIILATDG, encoded by the exons ATGGGGGTGGCTGTGCTTTGTGCCAGCTTCATGTCCTTTGGTGTGAAACGCAGATGGTTTGCACTTGGTGCTGCCTTCCAGTTGGCTGTGAGCACCTATGCTTCGCATGCTGGAGGGTATGTGCATTACGCTGATTGGCTGAAG GTGAGAATGTATTCACGAACGATAGCTATCATTGGTGGGTTCCTGATCTTGGCTAGCGGTGCAGGTGAGATGTATCGTCAGAAGCCCCGGAGCAGGTCACTCCAGTCCACAGGGCAGGTCTTTCTCGGGATCTACCTCATCTGCGTG GCCTATTCCCTGCAGCACAGCAAGGAGGACCGGCTGGCCTACCTGAATCACATTTTGGGGGGTGAACTAACACTACAGCTTCTGTTCATCCTGTATGGGGTGCTGGCCCTCTCCTTCCTCTCTGGATACTACGTGAGCACCGCAGCACAGGTCCTTGCCATCGTTTTGCCACCAGTCATACTGCTCATCGATGGGAACTTGGGTTATTGGCACAGCTCGCACCATGTGGAGTTCTGGAACCAGATGAGACTTATTGGGCAGAATGTAGGCATTTTTGGGACTGTGATCATCTTAGCCACAGATGGCTGA
- the LOC117347749 gene encoding slit homolog 3 protein-like, with protein sequence MLVFIVALLLLGLPLERFEACPHDCLCYKLSNFMDCRGHRLTYVPRNIPDSTQMLDLRQNNLSKLVANSFVSLWSMKILLLSNNYIDTIHPKAFGPLGFLERLDLSNNHLSQLSHDFSVHLASLKELKVSFNWLTSLRFKSLQHLESLEKLDLSYNQVISIERGAFRGLSKLRYLFLQCNRLQMIHDGCFFMLLNLEVLILASNNISIIDVEAFTPLHSLNLLILSQNHLSHLKFKTFLNIQTLSTHLQLSGNPWTCDCDLQRVFGKITSVRHLHMDDYENISCSSPWQLAGYPLMSVDTQLCMAETATVLVITITVVVTVMAAIVMAERNRKKNQEKSWIESDGPFDSQEK encoded by the coding sequence ATGCTTGTCTTTATTGTAGCTCTTCTTCTACTTGGACTGCCCCTGGAGCGTTTTGAGGCCTGCCCTCATGATTGTCTCTGTTATAAGTTATCCAATTTCATGGACTGCAGGGGTCACAGACTGACCTATGTGCCCAGAAATATCCCTGACAGCACACAGATGCTAGACTTGAGGCAAAACAATTTGAGCAAACTGGTGGCAAACTCCTTTGTTTCCTTGTGGTCCATGAAGATCCTTCTGCTGTCAAATAACTACATTGATACAATCCATCCTAAAGCATTTGGGCCCCTAGGGTTTCTGGAGAGGCTAGACCTTAGCAACAACCACCTCAGCCAACTGTCCCATGACTTCTCTGTTCACTTGGCGTCACTGAAGGAGTTGAAGGTATCCTTTAACTGGTTGACATCCCTACGTTTCAAAAGCCTACAACACCTGGAAAGCCTTGAGAAACTGGACCTGAGTTACAATCAAGTGATCTCCATTGAAAGGGGAGCTTTTCGAGGATTATCCAAGCTTCGTTATCTCTTCCTCCAATGCAACAGGCTACAAATGATCCATGATGGCTGCTTCTTCATGCTACTGAATCTGGAGGTCCTAATCCTTGCTAGTAACAACATCAGCATCATTGATGTGGAAGCTTTTACCCCTCTGCACTCTCTGAACCTGCTCATTCTCTCACAAAACCACCTCAGCCACCTCAAATTTAAGACTTTTTTGAATATCCAGACTTTGAGTACCCATCTGCAGCTATCTGGGAATCCCTGGACCTGTGATTGTGACCTGCAGAGGGTGTTTGGTAAGATCACGAGTGTTCGTCACTTGCATATGGACGATTATGAGAACATCTCATGCTCTAGCCCTTGGCAGCTAGCTGGATATCCCCTCATGTCGGTGGACACCCAGCTTTGTATGGCAGAAACAGCCACTGTTCTTGTCATTACCATCACTGTCGTAGTGACAGTTATGGCAGCCATTGTTATGGCAGAGaggaacaggaagaagaaccagGAAAAAAGCTGGATTGAATCAGATGGCCCATTTGACTCACAGGAGAAGTGA
- the TMEM101 gene encoding transmembrane protein 101 isoform X1: MAAGSRRQLLRFLMRLGSILLTRFPFWNCFSQLMLYAERADARRKPDIPVPYLYFDMGVAVLCASFMSFGVKRRWFALGAAFQLAVSTYASHAGGYVHYADWLKVRMYSRTIAIIGGFLILASGAGEMYRQKPRSRSLQSTGQVFLGIYLICVAYSLQHSKEDRLAYLNHILGGELTLQLLFILYGVLALSFLSGYYVSTAAQVLAIVLPPVILLIDGNLGYWHSSHHVEFWNQMRLIGQNVGIFGTVIILATDG; this comes from the exons ATGGCGGCCGGGAGCCGGCGACAGCTGCTGAGGTTTTTAATGCGCCTGGGCTCCATCCTACTGACTCGTTTCCCGTTCTGGAACTGCTTCAGCCAGCTCATGCTCTACGCCGAGAGGGCAGATGCTCGCAG GAAGCCGGATATCCCAGTGCCATACCTGTACTTTGATATGGGGGTGGCTGTGCTTTGTGCCAGCTTCATGTCCTTTGGTGTGAAACGCAGATGGTTTGCACTTGGTGCTGCCTTCCAGTTGGCTGTGAGCACCTATGCTTCGCATGCTGGAGGGTATGTGCATTACGCTGATTGGCTGAAG GTGAGAATGTATTCACGAACGATAGCTATCATTGGTGGGTTCCTGATCTTGGCTAGCGGTGCAGGTGAGATGTATCGTCAGAAGCCCCGGAGCAGGTCACTCCAGTCCACAGGGCAGGTCTTTCTCGGGATCTACCTCATCTGCGTG GCCTATTCCCTGCAGCACAGCAAGGAGGACCGGCTGGCCTACCTGAATCACATTTTGGGGGGTGAACTAACACTACAGCTTCTGTTCATCCTGTATGGGGTGCTGGCCCTCTCCTTCCTCTCTGGATACTACGTGAGCACCGCAGCACAGGTCCTTGCCATCGTTTTGCCACCAGTCATACTGCTCATCGATGGGAACTTGGGTTATTGGCACAGCTCGCACCATGTGGAGTTCTGGAACCAGATGAGACTTATTGGGCAGAATGTAGGCATTTTTGGGACTGTGATCATCTTAGCCACAGATGGCTGA